Part of the Henckelia pumila isolate YLH828 chromosome 2, ASM3356847v2, whole genome shotgun sequence genome is shown below.
TTCTTCCTATAATGTCATCTTGGGTAGGCCGGCTATGAACTCTTTCAAAGCCGTAGCTTCAGCTTACCATCAAAATATCAAGTTCCCAGTGGGAGATAAGGTCGGAGAAGTTCAAGGAGATCAGCCTTCCTCTCGAAAATGCTATGCCGAGACAGTGAAGATAGACTACAAGAGGGCAAAACAGAATGGAAAGGTAGGAGCCTTGGGGGGAAGAGAGTATGAAGAGGTAGAGATGGAGCCCGGGCAAACAGGGAAGTCTGTTAAAATAGCTCGGGATTTAGACGCATGGTTGATTGAAGCATTGAGAGGCTGCCTCATTCAGAATAAGGATGTGTTCGCCTGGGCTCAGGGTGATTTGGTGGGAGTTTCATCTCGGGTGGCAGAACACAAACTAAACATCAGCCCAGGTTCCCGACCTGTCATACAAAAGAAGAGGCATTTTGGGGCCGAGAAGGATAAGGTGATAGCGGAGCAGGTTCACGAGCTACTGCGGGCCGGGCACATCAAGGAAATACAATTTCCTACTTGGTTGTCCAACGTAGTGCTAGTACCAAAGGCCACGGGGAagtggagaatgtgtgtggatcTCCGGGATTTAAATAAATCCTGTCCCAAAGATTGTTACCCTCTGCCCCGAATTGACCAGTTGGTGGACTCCACATCCGGTTGTGAGTTGCTGAGCTTCATGGATGCATACCAGGGCTATCATCAAATTCCTTTAGCCCTGGAAGATCAAGACAAAGTCAGCTTCGTCACCTCGGGAGGTACTTTCTGCTAcgtagtgatgccatttggtttgaaaaATGCGGGAGCTACGTATCAGCAGATGATGGACAGAGTGTTCCGGGAACAGGTGGGCCGAAATGTGGAggtatatgtggatgatatattgGTGAAGTCCAGGACCCGGGATAGTTTCTTACCCGACTTGGAGGAAACTTTTGCGACATTTCGGCGATATGGGATCAAATTGAACCCGGCTAAGTGTATGTTTGGGGTGAAAAGTGGCAAGTTTCTGGGGTTCATGGTCACTGAACGGGGGATAGAAGTCAACCCTGAAAAAGTGAAGCTGTTACGGGAAATGCCTTCACCAACATCTATTAAGGAGGTACAGCGATTAACCGGCCGGATTATAGCCCTGGCCCGGTTTATAGCTCGATCAGCTCATCGCAGCTATCATTTTTTCCAAGTGTTGCGTAAAGCCCAGAGGTTCGGCTGGACTGAGCAATGCGAGCAGGCCTTtcaggagttgaaggagcatctgGCTAGCTTGCCTATCTTGGTTAAGCCGGAACCAGGGGAACGATTGTGGATATATCTATCCACTACAGAAAAGGCGGTCAGCACTGTCTTGATAAAAGAGGAAAAGGGAGATTAGAGGCCTGTGTACTACGTCAGCCATGCTTTGAAGGGGGCGGAAGTTAGATATACGGAAATTGAGAAGATGGCCTTGGCTCTAGTAATAACGGCCCAGAAATTGAGACCTTATTTCTTGTCTCACCCGGTAACTGTTCTTACTAATAGCCTCCTGGGGcgtattatgactcatccagaTGCCTCGGGAAGACTCGTGAAATGGTCGGTGGACTTAGGAGAATATGATATTGAGTACCAGCCACGTAAGGCCATCAAAACCCAGGCTTTATCGGATTTTTTGACAGAGGTGGCCGTTTTTGTCCGAGAGGAAGTATGGAGGGTTTTTGTAGATGGAGCAAGTGGTGCTGGAGGCAGTGGTGTGGGGATCATCCTGATCTCACCTGCCCAAGAGAAGATTGAGATAGCCGTGAAGCTAGACTTCCAGGCCTCCAATAACGAAGCTGAATACAAGGCTGTGATAGCGGGGATGCAACGAGCCCGGGATGTCGGGGTAAGTCATATCATAATTTATTCGGACTCTCAGTTGGTTGTTCAACAAGTAAACAAAACCTTCTGTACTCGAGAGgagaaattgataaaatattgtaaGATGATTGAAGAGCTCGGGGCCAGTTTCAACACTTGGAGTATAGAGAAGATACCCCGGGAAGAAAATATGGAAGCAGACGCCTTGGCTAAAAGAGCGGCCGCGGGAGAAGGTGATAGTAGAGAATCCCTTCTGCAAAGGGAAACGGTGGCTGCCATAGAAGCCTGGGAGCCGGTCCTCCAAGTAAACACATGGAAAGCCCCGATTGTCAAGTACCTAACTCAGGGGAACCTCCCGGAGGACAAAGGACAAGCCCGGATCATACGAAGACAGGCAGACAGGTTTGCTATCTTGGGAGGAAGCCTGTATAGGCGTTCCTACCAGGGCCCTTTGCTCAAATGTTTGGGGGAAGGAGAAACCGAATATGTCTTGCGGGAAGTGCAAGAGGGATGTTGTGGAAACCATGGAGGGTCTATGAGTCTGGTCCGAAGGGTGTTGCTGTCAGGATATTGGTGGCCAACTATGCAGGCAGACGCATCCAAGATTTCCCGGTCTTGTGAAGGATGTCAGAGGTTCGGAAATATACAACATAGCCCGGCAAGCAACTTGAATCCGATATGGGCATCCTGCCCCTTTGATCAATGGGGTCTGGACATAGTGGGACCTTTTCCACTAGCCCGGGCgcagaagaaattcttgttggTAGCTGTTGATTATTTTTCCAAGTGGGTGGAGGCAGAGCCTTTGGCGAAAATAACAGAGGCCGAGGTGATGAAGTTTTTATGGAAAAGCATAGTATGTCGATTTGGGCTACCAAGAAAGCTGGTCTCGGATAATGGCAGGCAATTTTAGGGCCAAAAATTGGCAGACTGGTGTGCCGAGATGGGCATTAAGCAGGTTTTCACCTCGGTCGCCTATCCTCAAGCTAATGGCCAAACAGAGGTAACCAATCGTACTATTGTTCGATCTTTACAGGCGCGATTGCATGGAATGGGGAAAGATTGGGTTGAAGAGATCCCGAGTGTGTTATGGGCCTATCGCACCACTCCACACACTGCAACACAAGAATCACCTTTTAGCCTGGTATATGGGTCGGAGGCTATTTTGCCTGTAGAGATCGGACAGCCTTCAGCTCGGATTTAAGCATATGAGAACACAGACGAAGGAGCCCGGGCACAAGAATTGGATCTCATTGAAGAACGAAGAGAGAAGGCGGCTCGTAGAATGGAGGCCTACAGAGCTCGGGTGATGAGAGCCTATAATCAAAAGGTCAGGCCTCGGGAATTCCAAGAGGGAGAATTTGTGTTGAAAAGAGTTAATCCAGCAGGGGAAGTAGGGAAGCTAGATGCCCGATGGGAGGGACCATATAAGCTTATCAGAAAAGTCGGTGCTAATACTTGGTACCTACAAGATGGCCAGGGACGCCCCCTCAAGCGACCATGGAATGCTTTACATTTGAAGAAGTATTTTGTGTAATGATTTGtatttcatgttttattaatgAAGGAGTTTTATCATAAAAGAAGGAttgacattatataagcccgggaggttccaggccccggcatccatcataagcccaaggcatatataagcccttggcattatataaacccgggaggttccaggccccggaacccatcataagcccaaggcatatataagcccttggcattatataagcccgagaggttccaggccccggcacccatcataagcccaaggcatatataagcccttggcattatataagctcgggaggttccaggccccgacacccatcataagcccaaggcatatataagcccttggcattatataagcccgggaggttccaggccccggcacccatcataagcccaaggcatatataagcccttggcattatataaacccgggaggttccaggccccggcacccatcataagcccaagacatatataagccctttgcattatataagcccgggaggtttcaggccccggcacccatcataagcccaaggcatatataagcccgggaggttccaggccccggcacccatcataagcccaaggcatatataagcccttggcattatataagcccgggaggttccaggccccggcacccatcataagtcCAAGGCATATATAATCCCTTGGCATTACCTactcttttatttatatatatcagGCATTCAATAATGAATAACAAAAATGGAGGAGTTACATTGACAACAGATTATGAGAGGAGGGGCTCCTACGGCCCAATtacaaataataattcaaagtgCGGGGTTATTAGAGGGACCGGCTTCTGCAGTTGTCTGACTCGGGGCAGCCTTCGCATTTTCAGCTCCTTGGGTGGCGGGGAGGGAGTCGATGGCCTTATCCAAGTCGGGAAAATCTATCTTGTCAAAAGACCATAGGCCAGCTTCCTCGAATTGATCTCGGCATTTGTAAAATCCGACCTGGAAAAAGGTGTACGATCTATCCACCACTGCCTCTTGAAACTCAGCAGAAGATAGGAACGTTGCTTTGAGCTCTTCCTCTGACTTCAGGCGAGTTTCCAGAGCTGACACTGCTTTCTCCGCTTTATCCCTCGCACTGGCCGCTTCAGCTTGAGCCTCTGCAGCTCGGTTTTCAGTCGCCCTCAACTCACCCGTAGTGGTGGCTAGAGCATCTCGAGCCTGCCCTAGATCAGCCTCAGAGCGGGCACGGTCTAGCTGAGCAGAGTGAAGACTTTGCTCGGCTGCCTCCAGGGCTGAACGGAGACTAGACGCCACTTGATCATGACTTTGTTGTGCCATCATCAAGTCTTGTTCCAGTTTTTTGATCAACTCCGCGGCAGCCCGAGATTTCTCAGCCTCTACGTGTGCCCGATCAGTCTCAATCCGGCCAAATTTGGTCGCATCTTCATAGCTGTCCACCAGCATATGCAGTCCCTGAAAGCAGAGGTGTTAGAAATAGGAAACAGAACACGTTCGAGACTAGGAGAAGTAAACTTACGGATATAACCCGGTTGGTGCCCTCGAAATACTTCACGGTCGGGTTTTGGTTATACAGGTGGAGCTGCTCCGCAGAAGTCAAGAGGTCCTTCAGCATCCGCACTCCCCGGCCAGAGGCCCCGGCTTGGAATATATTTTCCCTCGCACCGAAGGGACTAGATCCCTGGGCAGCCTGGTAAAAGGGGGTCAATGGGGGGAAAGAGGGAGAGAAAGGAGCCGCCTCTTCTGGGTCACTAAGAATGACCATTTCTGGCTCCTCTATGGCTTTCCTCTTCCGCGTCAAAGGGGAGGAGGGACCGGCAGCAGAAGGAGCCGGCTCATTCGTCCACCCTGCCTCCACAAATGGAACTGGCAAGGGTACGGCAGAAGGTGAAGGAGCGGCGACCTCGGGGGTGACAACTGCAGTGGCAGCCTCCTCACCTAGGGCTTGTTGAGCCCTGCGTTCCTCCGCTAGTTGAAGGACTCGGGCCTTTCTCGCTGCCTCTGCAGCCCTGGCTTCTTCCTTTTCCCGGGCAGCTGCCTTCTCGGCTGCCCGTTTCTGAGCAAAGGCCTGCTTCATCCGTCGAGATTTTTTCTTCTTAGGCGGGGCTGGGGATGCTGCGCAAAAATGATAAGAATCGGTACATTAGAAACAGCATGTAAGAGAAGCAAATACATGGTAACAGTAAAGCATACCAGGGACTGGGGCCGACTCATCATATTCATCAATAATTCGGTCAACCGGATCAGTTACCCGGGCACCCAGCCCGTAATCATTCAAACTTTTTTCCTCCAGGAGAGGGGCTGAAGGAAACTTCTGGTTTTCCACTAGCTCTTGGGTTCGGAGGTAGGGTTCCTCCAACTTATAATTTTTAGGGAGCTCGGGTTGAAGAGGAAGGGCCGTCAAGAATTGGGTAGGCCTGGTTCGGGCACCAAGAAGTTGAATATAAAAGAATCTTTCTTTCCATCCCTTCCACGAGGACGGGGTATCATCTAGAAATCGGGCATTCTGCCGGGCATTCAAAGAGAAAGCCATCTCCGTGAAACGACAGACATAATAGTAGTGAAAGATGAGAGGGGTGATGGCTAAGTTGTTCGCTTTGAAAAGAACATAAGTGGCAGCCATCATGCGGAAGGCATTGGGATGAAATTGGTTCAAAGGAACCTTGTAAAAAGAAGCAATTTTGTAATAAAAAGGGATGAATAGGGAAACGAAGCCCATTCCGGAGCTGTTCCCTGAAGAAGGTATAGAACCCCTCGGGTGGTTGGTCAGCCCGGCCTAGGGGCCCCGGAATGAGAATCGAGTACGCCAGATGAATGTTACCCATAAGCTTAAGTTCCTCTATGGATTCTGGGCGGAGGGTACTGGTAAAGTGGGAGAACCAGGGACCTTCGGGGTTTGGTTTGGGCAAAGGAAGGAGAGGCCCAGAGTCGGATATTTTAGCCTTACCCTTGTCCTTAGAAGGCCCGATTTTAGCCTTCTTCGGACGAGAGGAGGAGGGAGCTACTATGGATTGGACATGGGAGGTGACAGGCGGGGGAGAATCGTGGCGTAAGGCCTCGGATTCTATATCAGAAGAGCCACGAACGTGGCcaccggaagttgaagatgtgGAATTCGACATGTTCAAAGGACAAGGAAACTTTAAGGTAAGATAGACAGAAAACTTACATAAGAAAGCAAGCTTGCTACGCGGAGTCGCCGGAGCCGGAGAAGTTTAGTAGCAGGGTGGGAATACGTGAATAGGGAAGGTAAAGAAAAAGTGAAGGAAGGGGGTTTTGTTTTTATAGGCGAAGAGCTTTAATGCTGGCCGTAGATGAAAAGATGATCGAAGGATAAGGATGATCTTGGGAAGTTGAACCGGGCAGCGTAATGATGACGCGGGCAGTCGAAAGGACAGATAACGTCTTCTGACACCTGCCCGTCTTTTCAAAATTCTAGGGTTAACGTCAGCCCTAGAATTTTTGGACATTACTGGACGATACACCCACAAGGCCGGGGTAGCAAGTCTTTGAACAGCCAGGGGCAAGACTGTAAGTCAGGACAACGAGTAagactctagcccgactatttttgggTTGAGTAGTGATGCCCCGGCAAGACAGGGGAGCAGAGCCACATATGCCCCGGGGAACAGGGACATAAAGAGTCAGGGATTACAGGGTTGTATTAAAGCAAGGGTGGCGGAACTGTAAGTCGGGACAGCGATTAagactctagcccgactatttttgggATGAGTAGTGATGTCCCGGTAAGCCAGGAGGCCCGGGCCACGAATGACCCGGAGTGGTAGGGCTGTATTAAGGTAGCCCAGTAGCCTCAGGAGCCCGGAAAACCAGGTCTGCAGGACTTATATAATGCCCGTGTTTTAGGGGCATGATCCCCACGATTATCACCAACCCAAGCTTTCCGGGTTCATCGTACGTGACAGGCAAACATGAGCAACTACCACACCCACGatccagatcgtggccactaccctgGAATTGCGGAGTGACACTCTCACTCCAAGACCTTTAAATATCTGGTCACAGATATTTGTAGAGGT
Proteins encoded:
- the LOC140877418 gene encoding uncharacterized protein, yielding MALALVITAQKLRPYFLSHPVTVLTNSLLGRIMTHPDASGRLVKWSVDLGEYDIEYQPRKAIKTQALSDFLTEVAVFVREEVWRVFVDGASGAGGSGVGIILISPAQEKIEIAVKLDFQASNNEAEYKAVIAGMQRARDVGVSHIIIYSDSQLVVQQVNKTFCTREEKLIKYCKMIEELGASFNTWSIEKIPREENMEADALAKRAAAGEGDSRESLLQRETVAAIEAWEPVLQVNTWKAPIVKYLTQGNLPEDKGQARIIRRQADRFAILGGSLYRRSYQGPLLKCLGEGETEYVLREVQEGCCGNHGGSMSLVRRVLLSGYWWPTMQADASKISRSCEGCQRFGNIQHSPASNLNPIWASCPFDQWGLDIVGPFPLARAQKKFLLVAVDYFSKWVEAEPLAKITEAEVMKFLWKSIVCRFGLPRKLVSDNGRQF